The following proteins come from a genomic window of Nautilia profundicola AmH:
- the rsmA gene encoding 16S rRNA (adenine(1518)-N(6)/adenine(1519)-N(6))-dimethyltransferase RsmA has protein sequence MIKAKKKFGQNFLKDKHYLEKIVQAMPKTDNMVIEIGPGLGDLTEKLLEKRRVTAYEIDKDLCEILKKKFPNLNLKCGDVLEFWQETLENEKYDLIANLPYYIATNIILKALKDKNAKNILVLIQKEVADKFSAKAGDKNYSSLAILAQSVAKVKKLFDIPPGAFVPAPKVTSSVILFEKFENSFDEEFAKFLKVAFANPRKTLKKNLSAKYKNFNPEDFGLAKNIRPHQIDGSTFFQLFSNVR, from the coding sequence ATAATCAAGGCAAAGAAAAAATTTGGACAAAATTTTTTAAAAGATAAACATTATTTAGAAAAAATCGTCCAAGCGATGCCCAAGACCGATAATATGGTAATTGAGATTGGGCCTGGCTTAGGCGATTTAACGGAAAAGCTGCTGGAAAAAAGAAGAGTAACAGCTTATGAAATTGATAAAGATTTATGTGAAATTTTGAAAAAAAAATTTCCAAATCTAAATTTAAAATGTGGTGATGTATTAGAGTTTTGGCAAGAAACTCTGGAAAATGAAAAGTATGATTTGATTGCAAATTTACCTTATTATATTGCAACGAACATTATTTTAAAAGCATTAAAAGATAAAAATGCAAAAAACATACTTGTTTTAATTCAAAAGGAAGTTGCGGATAAATTTTCTGCAAAAGCGGGGGATAAAAATTATTCATCTTTAGCAATACTTGCGCAAAGTGTAGCTAAAGTGAAAAAACTGTTTGATATACCGCCGGGAGCATTTGTTCCGGCTCCTAAGGTAACAAGCAGTGTAATACTTTTTGAAAAATTTGAAAACTCTTTTGATGAGGAGTTTGCAAAATTTTTAAAAGTCGCTTTTGCTAATCCAAGAAAAACACTTAAAAAAAACTTATCCGCAAAATACAAAAATTTTAATCCTGAGGATTTTGGACTTGCCAAAAATATAAGACCTCATCAAATTGACGGCTCTACTTTTTTCCAGCTCTTTTCTAATGTGCGCTAG
- the hisF gene encoding imidazole glycerol phosphate synthase subunit HisF has product MEYFAKRIIPCLDVKDGRVVKGVNFVGLRDAGDPVEAAIRYNEEGADELTFLDITASHEGRKPIVDIVKEVAKEVFIPLTVGGGISELSDIYDLLNVGCDKVSINSAAVKNPDFINKSSKRFGSQCIVVAIDVKKIAPNKWHVFIKGGREDTGLDAIEWAKEVVDRGAGEILLTSMDTDGTKAGFDIEITEIISKLVHVPVIASGGAGKMEHFKEVFEHSADAALAASIFHFKEIDIMDLKQYLHKNNISVRIN; this is encoded by the coding sequence ATGGAATATTTTGCTAAACGTATTATTCCTTGTCTTGATGTAAAAGACGGAAGAGTTGTTAAGGGTGTGAATTTCGTAGGTTTGCGCGATGCTGGAGACCCTGTTGAAGCTGCTATAAGATACAATGAAGAAGGAGCAGATGAGCTTACTTTTTTAGATATTACAGCCAGCCATGAAGGAAGAAAACCGATTGTTGATATTGTTAAAGAAGTAGCCAAAGAAGTTTTTATACCTTTAACAGTCGGGGGTGGTATCAGTGAACTGAGTGATATTTACGATTTATTAAATGTGGGCTGTGATAAAGTTTCAATAAATTCAGCCGCAGTTAAAAATCCTGATTTTATTAACAAATCAAGTAAAAGATTTGGTAGTCAGTGTATAGTTGTTGCAATTGATGTTAAAAAGATTGCCCCAAATAAATGGCATGTGTTTATAAAAGGAGGAAGAGAGGATACAGGTCTTGATGCGATTGAATGGGCAAAAGAAGTTGTCGACAGAGGTGCAGGAGAAATATTGTTAACATCAATGGATACAGACGGTACAAAAGCCGGTTTTGATATTGAAATAACTGAAATTATTTCAAAACTTGTGCATGTACCAGTAATAGCGAGTGGAGGCGCTGGTAAAATGGAACACTTTAAAGAAGTGTTTGAACATTCTGCCGATGCAGCACTTGCTGCAAGTATTTTTCACTTTAAAGAAATAGATATAATGGATTTAAAACAGTATCTTCATAAGAATAATATCAGTGTAAGAATAAATTGA
- a CDS encoding ribonuclease J produces the protein MEEKNQKAVVKSKKPVQQKKVDPKNFVWFKDLNKAFNENEKIQQARLNSHTKIDNNAKGWVRFTPLGGLDEIGGNCAVLETENSAIIIDCGMSFPNEDMHGVDILIPDFSYLREIRHKIKGLIITHGHEDHIGAVPYLFKEMQFPIYGTSLPLAMIENKFKEHKLLQYKSYFRSVKKRHPIQIGDFKIEWIHMTHSIIDSSSLAIQTPVGTIIHTGDFKIDHTPIDGYAPDLHRFAYYGEKGVLALFSDSTNSYKPGVTPSESVVGKTFDDLFLRTKGRVIMSTFSSNIHRVYQAIATGIKYGRKVCIIGRSMEQNLNVAMDLGYIKLPRDIFIDPYEIGKYEDSEILIVTTGSQGESMSALYRMAIDEHRHVKIKEGDQIIISAKAIPGNEPTVSQLINFLMKKGAKVAYQDFSEIHVSGHAAQEEQKLMLRLVKPKYFFPVHGEYNHLMKHRETAMSIGMSENNIFVMEDGEQWEITPKRVRKVKSVKVGKIYIDNQINEKIETDIVLDRQKLANEGIIMIVAQVDKQKKKLLSRPRVTTYGIIADKEDKNFAKEMEDILVNYIDHAKDYVYEKTRIFENELRNVIRKHVFRKTKKYPTIVPIVYFM, from the coding sequence ATGGAAGAAAAAAATCAAAAAGCCGTTGTTAAATCAAAAAAACCTGTACAACAAAAAAAAGTAGATCCTAAAAATTTTGTATGGTTTAAAGATTTAAATAAAGCATTTAATGAAAATGAGAAAATACAACAAGCAAGACTTAATTCACATACAAAAATTGATAATAATGCAAAAGGGTGGGTTAGATTTACACCTCTTGGGGGACTTGATGAAATCGGTGGAAACTGTGCTGTACTTGAAACGGAAAACAGTGCAATTATTATCGACTGCGGGATGAGCTTCCCTAATGAAGATATGCACGGGGTTGATATATTAATACCTGATTTTAGTTATCTAAGAGAAATCCGACATAAAATTAAAGGTCTTATTATTACGCACGGACATGAGGACCATATCGGGGCGGTGCCGTATCTCTTTAAAGAGATGCAGTTTCCAATCTACGGTACGAGTTTACCTCTTGCAATGATAGAAAATAAATTTAAAGAGCATAAATTATTACAATACAAAAGTTATTTCAGAAGTGTTAAAAAACGCCATCCTATTCAAATAGGAGATTTTAAAATAGAGTGGATTCATATGACTCACTCAATTATCGACAGCTCGTCGCTTGCAATTCAGACACCTGTGGGAACTATAATCCATACGGGTGATTTCAAGATTGACCACACACCTATTGACGGATACGCACCTGATTTACATAGATTTGCATATTACGGAGAAAAAGGTGTTTTAGCGCTTTTCAGTGATTCAACAAACTCGTATAAACCGGGAGTTACCCCAAGTGAAAGTGTTGTAGGGAAAACGTTTGACGATCTGTTTTTAAGAACAAAAGGAAGAGTAATAATGTCGACGTTCTCTTCAAACATTCACAGGGTGTATCAAGCAATTGCAACAGGTATCAAATACGGAAGAAAAGTTTGTATTATCGGTAGAAGTATGGAACAAAACCTAAATGTAGCGATGGATCTCGGGTATATCAAACTTCCTCGCGATATATTCATAGACCCGTACGAAATTGGAAAATATGAAGACAGCGAAATTTTAATCGTTACAACGGGAAGCCAGGGTGAGAGCATGAGTGCTCTTTACAGAATGGCTATTGATGAGCACAGACACGTAAAAATTAAAGAGGGCGATCAGATTATCATTTCGGCTAAAGCCATTCCGGGGAATGAACCGACTGTATCACAGCTTATTAACTTCTTAATGAAAAAAGGCGCAAAAGTTGCGTATCAGGATTTCAGTGAAATTCACGTTTCAGGTCACGCGGCTCAGGAAGAACAAAAACTGATGCTAAGACTTGTAAAACCTAAATATTTCTTCCCTGTGCACGGTGAGTATAATCACCTTATGAAACATAGAGAAACTGCAATGAGCATAGGGATGAGCGAAAATAATATATTTGTTATGGAAGATGGTGAGCAGTGGGAAATTACACCTAAGAGAGTCAGAAAAGTTAAATCAGTAAAAGTAGGTAAAATCTATATCGATAATCAAATCAATGAAAAAATCGAAACGGATATAGTACTTGACAGACAAAAACTCGCAAACGAAGGTATTATAATGATAGTTGCGCAGGTGGATAAACAGAAGAAAAAACTTCTTTCACGTCCTCGCGTAACTACATACGGAATTATTGCGGACAAAGAAGACAAAAACTTTGCAAAAGAGATGGAGGATATTTTAGTAAACTACATCGATCATGCAAAAGATTACGTATACGAAAAAACAAGAATTTTTGAAAATGAACTCAGAAACGTAATCAGAAAACACGTATTTAGAAAAACAAAAAAATACCCTACTATAGTTCCGATTGTTTACTTTATGTAA
- a CDS encoding purine-nucleoside phosphorylase, with amino-acid sequence MKNIKIISAGKTELFDFAEPIGIGLINSAINLTRICLFDKPDYLIFIGTAGSYGKKNIFDIVETTSASNIEQCFVEKNCYTPLDNIISFSNDVSRETIVNSSNYITTNAEVAKKYLKLNIDIENMEFYSVMSVAKEFEIPTLGIFVVTNYCNNNAHEDYITNISKAKDLLIQRLIDKRIIIKEKNG; translated from the coding sequence ATGAAAAATATAAAAATAATATCTGCAGGGAAAACAGAATTATTTGATTTTGCAGAACCTATAGGAATTGGATTAATTAATTCGGCAATAAATTTAACAAGAATATGTTTATTTGACAAACCAGATTATTTAATTTTTATTGGAACTGCAGGAAGTTATGGAAAAAAAAATATATTTGACATTGTTGAAACAACTAGTGCATCTAATATCGAACAATGCTTTGTTGAAAAAAACTGCTATACGCCATTAGATAACATCATAAGTTTTTCAAATGATGTTTCCCGTGAAACAATAGTAAATTCTTCAAACTATATTACAACAAATGCAGAAGTGGCGAAAAAATATTTAAAACTAAACATTGATATTGAAAATATGGAGTTTTACAGTGTTATGAGCGTGGCTAAAGAATTTGAAATACCAACTCTTGGAATTTTTGTAGTTACGAATTACTGCAATAATAACGCACATGAAGATTACATAACAAATATATCAAAAGCAAAAGATCTTTTAATACAAAGATTGATAGATAAAAGAATAATAATAAAGGAAAAAAATGGATAA